In the genome of Granulibacter bethesdensis CGDNIH1, one region contains:
- a CDS encoding DUF4142 domain-containing protein codes for MARRFGWALGLLVPVAACSNPPPPPPAPPAPTVSDTDRSFVTALTQANLAEVQAGDLASKTSNKASIRKLGSQMSNEHSQLNEKLGTLAKAKGIDVPTQPNEQQQAVYQKLQGERASRFNNDYVDSELDSHKALEPVLNLEINQGSDADLKKLAGDTLPVIQLHVKELEALKNGKTPRRLRHGAAAATIPPVVQSAAPAALAPAPATAPAAQ; via the coding sequence ATGGCACGTCGCTTCGGCTGGGCTCTCGGACTGCTGGTTCCGGTCGCCGCTTGCTCCAACCCGCCTCCGCCGCCCCCAGCCCCGCCGGCCCCGACCGTCAGTGATACGGATCGTAGCTTCGTGACAGCTTTGACCCAGGCCAATCTGGCAGAGGTGCAGGCTGGTGATCTAGCCTCCAAAACCTCGAACAAAGCCAGCATCCGCAAGCTGGGCAGCCAAATGTCCAATGAACATAGCCAGCTGAACGAAAAGCTCGGCACACTGGCAAAAGCGAAGGGAATTGATGTCCCTACCCAGCCCAATGAACAGCAACAGGCTGTCTATCAGAAGCTGCAGGGCGAACGCGCCAGCCGATTCAACAACGATTATGTGGATTCTGAGCTGGACAGTCACAAGGCGCTTGAGCCGGTGTTGAATCTGGAAATCAACCAGGGTTCAGATGCTGATCTGAAGAAACTGGCGGGTGATACCCTGCCGGTGATCCAGCTGCATGTAAAAGAGCTGGAAGCCCTGAAAAACGGCAAGACCCCGCGCCGCCTGCGTCATGGTGCTGCAGCGGCAACCATACCGCCAGTCGTGCAGTCCGCTGCGCCTGCCGCTCTGGCTCCGGCCCCGGCAACTGCCCCCGCTGCGCAGTAA
- a CDS encoding DUF445 domain-containing protein codes for MTTKEAVFPYSDQVLRPLEPSPLFPPPRMMLPAQDKPARDRLRRAKRLALCLLLFMAGLSLLALFIPSDLGGGWVKGMIGAAANAGLIGGLADWFAVTALFRHPLGLPVPHTAIIPAQKQRLGQALGRFVAQHVFTPEEISRAVKTIDMAGIFQRLLNDPSISLPTSQAGSKLVPRLLSSMESGRARKLVIRLLPRLMGGQAASAVIARALNGLVDGGKHQDIFTLLLNALRDTLHQKESQLHELIAQRVSEHGGRLVGWAVGAQIASKVLTAINVELDKMGPDQSVLRLAFDEWVRVQIGKLQNDPAHAAEIGKAVTRLMAEPAAQAWLKDIWQRLRSTIIADANKRDGRTVLIIQGFLGELGAMLGQSPDMRDKLNNGAEAIILNALPSLQDSLSQFIASVVAGWDTQTITDRLELRIGHDLQFVRVNGTLVGFVAGGALYAVLRVISSQIG; via the coding sequence ATGACTACCAAGGAGGCTGTTTTTCCATACTCTGATCAGGTGCTCAGACCATTGGAACCCTCCCCTCTTTTTCCACCTCCGCGCATGATGCTCCCGGCGCAGGATAAGCCTGCCCGTGACAGGCTGCGCCGGGCGAAACGCCTCGCCCTTTGTCTGCTTCTGTTTATGGCGGGTCTCTCACTGCTGGCCCTGTTCATTCCCTCCGATCTCGGGGGGGGATGGGTCAAAGGCATGATCGGTGCAGCCGCCAATGCCGGCCTGATCGGCGGACTGGCTGACTGGTTTGCGGTCACCGCCCTGTTCCGCCATCCGCTTGGACTACCGGTTCCGCACACTGCAATTATCCCCGCCCAGAAGCAAAGACTAGGCCAGGCACTGGGACGTTTTGTTGCTCAGCATGTCTTTACGCCAGAGGAAATATCCCGCGCCGTCAAAACCATTGATATGGCAGGCATTTTTCAACGGCTACTCAATGATCCTTCTATCTCCCTGCCTACATCGCAGGCGGGTTCGAAACTGGTACCGCGTCTCTTGTCCAGTATGGAGAGCGGCCGGGCGCGTAAACTGGTCATCCGCCTGCTGCCACGCCTGATGGGTGGACAAGCTGCCAGCGCGGTGATCGCACGTGCTTTGAATGGTCTCGTCGATGGAGGCAAGCATCAGGATATTTTTACCCTGCTGCTCAACGCGCTGCGGGATACACTGCATCAGAAAGAATCGCAGCTGCACGAGCTGATTGCCCAGCGCGTCTCCGAGCATGGCGGTCGGCTTGTCGGCTGGGCCGTCGGTGCACAGATCGCCAGCAAGGTTCTAACCGCGATCAATGTTGAACTCGATAAAATGGGGCCTGATCAATCAGTCCTCCGTCTTGCCTTCGATGAATGGGTGCGGGTTCAGATTGGTAAATTACAGAACGATCCAGCCCATGCTGCAGAGATTGGAAAAGCCGTCACCAGATTGATGGCAGAACCTGCCGCGCAGGCCTGGTTGAAAGATATATGGCAGCGCCTGCGCAGTACCATCATCGCTGATGCCAATAAAAGGGATGGCCGAACCGTCCTGATTATTCAAGGTTTTCTGGGTGAGCTTGGCGCCATGCTCGGCCAAAGTCCGGATATGCGGGACAAATTGAACAATGGGGCAGAGGCCATCATTCTGAACGCGCTTCCTTCGTTACAGGACTCTTTATCTCAATTCATTGCTTCGGTCGTGGCGGGATGGGATACGCAGACGATTACCGACAGGCTTGAGCTGCGGATCGGACATGACCTGCAATTCGTGCGCGTAAACGGAACTTTAGTTGGCTTTGTGGCCGGGGGTGCGCTTTATGCAGTGCTGCGGGTCATCTCCAGCCAGATCGGCTGA
- a CDS encoding transglutaminase-like domain-containing protein — MHIRAGYRLTYQHIDYTPMLLMVHVHPSRAGDLLDPGLVTLDPPTAMTVYTDGFGNRCTRLIAPPGLITISTMFTIQDSGEPDVVNWSARQTPVPMLPDDVLVYLMGSRYCETDRLSTLAWQLFGQTPEGWPRVQAIVDYVHQRIRFDYQMARATRTAWEAHEEQVGVCRDFAHLAVTLCRCMNIPARYCTGYLGDIGIPPVPDPMDFSAWFDVYLDGIWYTFDARHNKPRIGRILMARGRDATDVAISTSFGKSDLVEFGVVTDEI; from the coding sequence TTGCATATTCGTGCCGGATACAGGCTGACTTATCAGCATATTGATTATACTCCGATGCTGCTGATGGTGCATGTACATCCATCCCGTGCCGGTGATCTGTTGGATCCGGGTCTTGTTACGCTGGATCCGCCGACGGCTATGACGGTTTATACGGATGGCTTTGGCAACCGCTGCACACGCCTGATTGCGCCTCCCGGTCTGATCACGATTTCGACGATGTTCACCATTCAGGATAGTGGTGAGCCGGATGTCGTGAACTGGTCAGCCCGACAGACCCCGGTGCCCATGCTGCCGGATGATGTGTTGGTCTATCTCATGGGCAGCCGCTATTGCGAGACGGATCGTCTTTCCACGCTTGCCTGGCAGCTCTTCGGTCAGACGCCGGAAGGTTGGCCCCGCGTGCAGGCAATTGTTGATTACGTACACCAGCGTATCCGTTTTGATTATCAGATGGCACGCGCCACAAGAACTGCTTGGGAAGCCCATGAAGAGCAGGTCGGGGTATGCCGTGACTTTGCGCATCTTGCTGTCACTTTATGCCGTTGCATGAATATTCCCGCGCGTTACTGCACCGGTTATCTCGGCGATATAGGCATTCCACCTGTGCCTGATCCGATGGATTTCAGCGCCTGGTTTGATGTCTATCTGGATGGTATCTGGTATACATTTGATGCTCGTCATAACAAACCGCGTATCGGCCGTATCCTGATGGCGCGTGGACGGGATGCGACCGATGTAGCGATTTCAACCAGTTTCGGGAAAAGCGATCTGGTTGAATTCGGTGTTGTCACAGATGAAATTTGA
- the fusA gene encoding elongation factor G produces the protein MSTPSLEKIRNIGITAHIDAGKTTTTERILYYTGVSHKIGEVHDGNTTTDYMEQERERGITITSAAVTCEWKDHRINIIDTPGHIDFNIEVNRSLRVLDGAVFIIEGVAGVQPQSETNWRLADRYNVPRVIFINKLDRTGADFYRAFDTLKEKLDIVALPLQLPIGAEDQFLGVVDLVEMKAIIWEGGELGAKFHDEPIPAELAEKAAEYRQNLLDTALAVDDAAMEEYFEKGDVDVATLKRAIKRGTIDGTFRPVLCGTAFKNKGVQPLLDSVIDYLPAPTDLPGIKVAAEEGEDEAADRRRIPAKTDAPFSGLAFKIINDKYGTLTFVRVYSGVLRSGDSVLNTTKGHKERIGRIFQMHADKRAEIKEVFAGDIAAFVGLKDTGTGDTLASQDDPVVLERMAFPVPVIDISVEPKTKEAVEKMTLGLQKLAGEDPSLRLRTDQETGQTILSGMGELHLDIIIDRLRREYNVDCNIGAPQVAYRETISKSHTEVYTHKKQSGGSGQFAEVKIIFEPLERNEGIVFENKVVGGSVPKEYIPAVDKGIRVQAETGVLAGFPTVDFKFSLIDGKYHDVDSSALAFEIAGKACFREGMKKAGPQILEPIMDVEVTTPQDHVGDVVGDLNRRRGMIQNQESSGSTVLVRAQVPLKEMFGYISHLRSMTKGRASFTMQFHHYDPVPRNVADEIMTKSA, from the coding sequence TTGTCCACACCGTCGCTCGAAAAGATCCGCAATATCGGGATCACCGCGCATATCGACGCGGGCAAGACCACCACGACGGAGCGTATCCTGTATTACACCGGTGTGTCTCACAAAATTGGTGAGGTGCATGATGGCAACACGACCACCGACTACATGGAACAGGAGCGTGAGCGCGGCATCACCATCACCTCCGCCGCTGTGACCTGTGAGTGGAAAGACCACCGCATCAACATCATCGACACCCCTGGCCATATCGACTTCAATATTGAAGTGAACCGCTCCCTGCGCGTTCTGGACGGTGCGGTGTTCATCATTGAAGGCGTGGCCGGTGTGCAGCCGCAGTCCGAGACCAACTGGCGTCTTGCCGACCGCTATAACGTGCCGCGCGTCATCTTCATCAATAAGCTGGACCGCACCGGCGCCGATTTCTATCGCGCCTTCGACACGCTGAAGGAAAAGCTCGACATCGTCGCGCTGCCGCTGCAGCTGCCGATCGGGGCCGAGGATCAATTCCTGGGCGTGGTCGATCTGGTCGAGATGAAGGCCATCATCTGGGAAGGCGGCGAGCTGGGCGCGAAGTTCCACGACGAGCCGATTCCCGCCGAACTCGCCGAAAAGGCCGCTGAATATCGTCAGAACCTGCTCGATACCGCCTTGGCCGTCGATGACGCCGCCATGGAAGAGTATTTCGAGAAGGGCGATGTTGATGTCGCCACCCTGAAGCGCGCCATCAAGCGCGGCACCATTGACGGCACGTTCCGTCCGGTTCTGTGCGGCACCGCCTTCAAGAACAAGGGCGTTCAGCCACTGCTGGATTCCGTGATTGATTACCTGCCCGCGCCGACTGATCTGCCCGGCATCAAGGTGGCCGCCGAGGAAGGGGAGGACGAAGCCGCTGATCGTCGCCGCATCCCGGCCAAGACCGATGCGCCGTTCTCCGGTCTCGCTTTCAAGATCATCAACGACAAGTACGGGACACTGACCTTCGTGCGCGTCTATTCCGGCGTGCTGCGTTCGGGCGATTCCGTCCTGAACACCACCAAGGGTCACAAGGAACGTATCGGTCGTATCTTCCAGATGCACGCTGACAAGCGCGCGGAAATCAAGGAAGTGTTTGCCGGTGATATCGCGGCTTTCGTTGGTCTGAAGGACACCGGCACCGGTGATACGCTGGCCAGCCAGGACGATCCGGTGGTGCTGGAACGTATGGCGTTCCCGGTTCCCGTGATCGACATCTCCGTTGAGCCGAAGACCAAGGAAGCGGTCGAAAAGATGACGCTCGGCCTGCAGAAGCTGGCCGGTGAAGATCCGTCCCTGCGTCTGCGCACCGATCAGGAAACCGGTCAGACCATTCTGTCCGGCATGGGCGAGCTGCATCTGGACATCATCATCGACCGTCTGCGTCGCGAATATAACGTCGATTGCAACATCGGCGCGCCGCAGGTGGCCTATCGTGAGACCATCAGCAAATCTCACACGGAAGTTTATACCCATAAGAAGCAGTCCGGTGGTTCCGGTCAGTTCGCCGAAGTGAAGATCATCTTCGAGCCGCTGGAACGGAATGAAGGCATTGTCTTTGAAAACAAGGTCGTCGGTGGCTCCGTGCCGAAGGAATATATCCCGGCCGTTGACAAAGGTATCCGCGTGCAGGCCGAAACGGGTGTGCTGGCCGGGTTCCCGACCGTGGACTTCAAGTTCAGCCTGATTGACGGCAAGTACCATGACGTCGACTCCTCGGCGCTGGCCTTCGAAATCGCGGGCAAGGCGTGCTTCCGCGAAGGCATGAAGAAAGCCGGTCCCCAGATTCTGGAACCGATCATGGACGTGGAAGTCACCACGCCTCAGGATCATGTCGGTGACGTCGTCGGTGACCTCAACCGTCGCCGTGGCATGATCCAGAATCAGGAAAGCTCCGGCTCCACCGTTCTGGTGCGTGCGCAGGTGCCGCTGAAGGAAATGTTCGGCTATATCTCTCACCTGCGCAGCATGACGAAGGGCCGTGCGTCCTTCACCATGCAGTTCCATCACTATGATCCCGTGCCGCGTAATGTTGCGGACGAAATCATGACCAAGAGTGCCTGA
- a CDS encoding nucleoside hydrolase, producing the protein MSDQNFHPVPVILDTDPGTDDALAILLALASPELEIKGLTVVGGNVGLEHTLRNALALTALAGATTPVHAGANQPLLGRHYTGAPEIHGADGLAGVDIPAPSGLPSTQLAADVIRAILRDNEKPVTLVGIGPATNLALALATEPTLCTNIDQIVLMSGSAGRGNVTPYAEFNAWSDPEALSILIGSGVSVVLVTLDLTRQARITPERIARLRKYGTGRALNTACDILSRVPLTEQGGEPLHDPCAIAWLVAPHLFSTRLVDVSVMLGAGERRGQTMLSHAGQASSGRITMLDTVDAEGFFTLLGNRLARLP; encoded by the coding sequence ATGTCTGATCAGAATTTCCATCCTGTTCCCGTGATTCTGGACACCGATCCCGGCACGGATGATGCTCTGGCGATTCTGTTGGCGCTTGCCTCCCCGGAGCTGGAGATAAAGGGGCTGACCGTCGTCGGGGGCAATGTCGGGTTGGAGCATACACTGCGTAATGCGCTGGCGCTGACAGCGCTGGCAGGTGCCACCACCCCCGTCCATGCCGGAGCAAACCAGCCCTTGCTGGGGCGTCATTATACAGGGGCCCCGGAAATTCATGGGGCTGATGGGCTGGCCGGGGTCGATATACCGGCGCCATCCGGTTTGCCGTCCACGCAGCTGGCCGCCGACGTGATCCGTGCCATCCTGCGCGACAACGAAAAACCGGTCACACTGGTGGGGATCGGTCCGGCGACAAATCTGGCCCTGGCTCTGGCCACCGAGCCTACCCTCTGCACCAACATAGATCAGATCGTGCTGATGAGCGGCAGTGCCGGGCGAGGGAATGTGACCCCTTATGCCGAGTTCAATGCCTGGAGCGATCCCGAAGCACTCTCTATCCTGATCGGCAGCGGTGTATCGGTCGTGCTGGTGACACTGGATCTGACACGGCAGGCTCGCATCACGCCGGAACGTATCGCGCGCCTGCGGAAATATGGAACAGGACGCGCCCTCAACACAGCCTGCGACATTCTCTCCCGCGTTCCGCTGACCGAACAGGGCGGAGAACCGCTGCATGACCCCTGCGCAATCGCATGGCTGGTTGCACCGCATCTGTTCAGCACGCGTCTGGTTGATGTCTCCGTCATGCTTGGAGCCGGAGAAAGGCGCGGTCAAACCATGCTCAGCCATGCCGGACAGGCCTCTTCAGGACGGATCACAATGCTGGACACAGTCGATGCAGAAGGTTTTTTCACTCTGCTCGGCAATCGGCTGGCACGGTTGCCATGA
- a CDS encoding DNA-3-methyladenine glycosylase family protein: MTTVLSCPAQTEEACAHLARQDKALSALITRVGPPRLTISLEQSPFEALIRAIAHQQLHARAAEAILARFLALFPVNTDFPSPLEIMALDTETLRQCGFSGTKIIALRGVCEAAQGGIIPDRSGCTALDDETLIQRLTTLRGIGRWTVEMLMIFTLGRTDILPVDDFGVREGWRLIKGLESQPRPKILADIGQSWSPWRSLAAWYLWRAADEAKKIPRPPPSEPATSRERLLRAKP; this comes from the coding sequence ATGACGACAGTGCTCTCCTGTCCGGCACAGACTGAAGAAGCATGCGCACATCTTGCAAGACAGGATAAGGCGCTCTCAGCCCTCATTACCCGGGTCGGCCCACCCCGCCTGACAATCTCTCTCGAACAAAGCCCCTTTGAAGCTCTGATCCGTGCCATTGCCCATCAGCAGCTTCATGCCCGTGCGGCAGAAGCAATCCTCGCCCGATTTCTGGCTCTGTTTCCAGTGAACACAGACTTCCCTTCACCGCTGGAAATTATGGCTCTGGATACGGAGACCCTGCGACAATGCGGGTTTTCCGGCACAAAAATAATCGCCCTGCGCGGCGTGTGTGAAGCAGCCCAAGGAGGCATCATTCCCGACCGCTCCGGCTGCACCGCTCTGGATGATGAAACACTGATCCAACGGCTGACGACCCTGCGCGGCATAGGGCGCTGGACCGTGGAAATGCTGATGATTTTCACGCTCGGCCGCACCGATATCCTTCCGGTGGATGATTTCGGAGTCCGGGAAGGTTGGCGGCTCATCAAGGGTTTGGAGAGCCAGCCCAGGCCGAAAATACTGGCGGATATCGGGCAATCATGGTCTCCATGGCGCAGTCTGGCAGCATGGTATTTATGGCGGGCAGCAGACGAGGCCAAAAAGATTCCCCGCCCCCCGCCCTCTGAGCCGGCTACCTCCAGAGAAAGGCTTTTGCGTGCCAAACCATAA
- a CDS encoding dihydrofolate reductase: MCAIGSGGQLGLNGKLPWQGDQRPAFREDVRRFWERTLGHVLLCGPATYRSIPATAFTARDILELRSSMQPEDVLSRYPGRIVYIGGGLAVWNTYARFIQHWDITRLPYDGPADRYFDPAWLATGAGARETSRP, translated from the coding sequence ATGTGCGCGATCGGTTCAGGCGGACAGCTCGGCCTGAACGGGAAACTGCCATGGCAGGGTGACCAGCGTCCGGCCTTCCGCGAGGATGTCCGCCGTTTCTGGGAACGTACGCTCGGACATGTCCTGCTATGCGGACCAGCAACCTATCGTAGCATTCCAGCGACGGCCTTTACCGCAAGGGACATCCTCGAACTCCGCTCCTCCATGCAGCCAGAGGACGTGTTGAGTCGCTATCCCGGCCGGATCGTATATATCGGTGGCGGTTTAGCCGTCTGGAATACTTATGCCCGCTTCATCCAGCACTGGGACATCACCCGACTGCCTTATGACGGACCCGCTGATCGCTATTTCGATCCGGCGTGGCTTGCAACCGGCGCCGGGGCAAGAGAAACTTCACGTCCTTAA
- a CDS encoding Hint domain-containing protein, with product MTVSQALDSSNTITLGGTSSAGVGSGNIIISTPGTALAATVSDFGNGESITLTGLAYQASDVVDVVSNGGNVFLILTDRGEVPVEDLQIGDHVITAGEAVRPIRWLGRRSYNGRFIQGRRDVLPVRIRQGALDGVLPKRDLLVSPLHAMFIDGVLVPAGRLVNGVSIVQEQHVETVSYVHIELDTHDVVFAEGAASESYVEDNNRSMFHNAHTYTGKGAAKVKARGRKRNGVAVARYCARRVVDGMLLDNIRQTLMEQVVSQLMAEPEKDSA from the coding sequence TTGACGGTCTCGCAAGCGCTGGATTCCTCCAACACGATTACGTTGGGTGGCACGAGTTCTGCGGGTGTCGGGTCTGGTAACATTATCATCAGCACGCCAGGCACGGCATTGGCTGCAACCGTTTCCGATTTTGGCAACGGTGAATCCATCACCCTGACCGGATTGGCCTATCAGGCTTCCGACGTGGTGGATGTGGTGAGTAATGGGGGGAATGTCTTCCTGATCCTGACGGATCGTGGTGAGGTTCCGGTTGAAGATCTGCAGATCGGTGATCACGTGATCACAGCGGGTGAGGCAGTTCGTCCGATCCGCTGGCTGGGCCGTCGGAGCTACAATGGTCGCTTTATCCAGGGCCGTCGTGATGTGCTGCCGGTTCGTATCCGTCAGGGTGCTTTGGACGGTGTGTTGCCGAAGCGTGACCTGCTGGTCTCCCCACTCCATGCGATGTTCATTGACGGTGTTCTGGTTCCGGCCGGTCGTCTGGTGAACGGTGTTTCCATCGTTCAGGAACAGCATGTGGAGACAGTGAGCTACGTGCATATCGAGCTTGATACGCATGATGTGGTGTTTGCCGAGGGTGCTGCGTCTGAAAGCTATGTGGAGGACAACAACCGGAGCATGTTCCACAATGCACATACCTATACTGGAAAAGGTGCAGCGAAGGTGAAAGCTCGTGGAAGGAAGCGGAACGGTGTGGCTGTTGCACGCTACTGCGCTCGCCGTGTCGTCGATGGCATGCTGCTGGACAATATCCGGCAGACTCTGATGGAACAGGTTGTTTCCCAGCTTATGGCAGAGCCGGAAAAAGACTCGGCCTAA
- a CDS encoding beta strand repeat-containing protein: MGSGGQAVWGSAGGIVTNRSGGTISGSFNAVSVYSGAAAGTVINAGLITDNAGALAGASGVYLGNNASDYVNNTGTILETGTGAASGYLVGARLGLGGTIVNSGLIGVSNSLATGVRVDAAGTIINYGTISASGTANVTNGAGAAIYMAGTGANLLQLGVTSTIIGTAVANSAGANTLELLSGVIAGTVSGLGVNYIGFQNAVIDTGAQWVATGNNTITTGSTLINQGTLTNIGSFGGAVTMAANAALSNAATAVLSNGSLSSVIFSNGTGIAITNAGIIQGSASGTALIALANAATLVNSGLISANQTQSTGISVSGSAIITNSGTISATGTLGQAMMLAGGGTVVNSGTIQTQSTFRSAIAFGAGNSRLAISGGSVIIGKVTAAGTGNVLELDGAGTTLSGFGTQYTGFQTINVKGNGWVLADTLTNTNILM, translated from the coding sequence ATGGGTTCCGGTGGCCAGGCCGTTTGGGGGTCTGCTGGCGGTATTGTCACCAACCGCTCTGGCGGGACGATCTCTGGCAGCTTCAATGCTGTCAGCGTATACAGTGGCGCTGCTGCAGGCACTGTCATCAATGCGGGTCTGATTACGGATAATGCGGGCGCTCTGGCGGGTGCCTCCGGTGTTTATCTGGGCAATAACGCATCTGACTATGTTAATAACACTGGCACTATTCTGGAAACGGGAACGGGTGCCGCGTCTGGTTATCTGGTTGGTGCTCGTCTTGGCTTGGGCGGAACGATTGTTAACAGTGGCTTGATCGGTGTCAGCAATAGTCTGGCAACCGGGGTTCGCGTTGATGCGGCTGGCACTATTATCAACTACGGCACGATCTCTGCATCTGGGACTGCCAATGTTACCAATGGTGCCGGTGCGGCCATCTATATGGCTGGCACAGGAGCCAATCTGCTTCAGCTTGGTGTGACCTCGACCATTATCGGGACGGCGGTTGCGAATTCTGCCGGGGCCAACACGCTGGAGCTGTTATCCGGAGTGATAGCAGGAACGGTCAGCGGACTTGGTGTCAATTATATCGGCTTCCAAAACGCCGTGATTGATACCGGTGCGCAATGGGTGGCCACTGGAAATAATACAATTACAACTGGCTCCACGCTTATCAATCAGGGAACACTGACGAATATAGGTTCCTTCGGTGGGGCTGTCACAATGGCTGCGAACGCTGCATTGTCTAATGCAGCTACGGCGGTTCTTTCCAATGGAAGCCTGTCTTCAGTCATTTTTAGCAATGGCACAGGGATTGCCATAACGAATGCCGGCATTATTCAGGGTAGTGCGTCTGGAACAGCGCTGATTGCGCTGGCCAATGCCGCTACGCTTGTCAACAGTGGTCTGATCAGTGCTAATCAGACCCAATCGACCGGCATCAGTGTCAGCGGCAGCGCCATTATCACCAACTCCGGGACGATCAGTGCAACGGGTACCTTGGGACAGGCAATGATGCTTGCTGGTGGTGGTACGGTTGTGAATAGCGGAACAATCCAGACCCAAAGCACATTCAGAAGCGCTATTGCTTTCGGTGCTGGCAACAGCCGTCTGGCCATCAGCGGCGGCAGCGTCATTATTGGTAAGGTTACGGCTGCCGGCACCGGCAACGTTCTGGAGCTTGATGGTGCTGGCACCACTCTGAGCGGGTTTGGGACCCAATATACCGGGTTCCAGACGATCAACGTGAAGGGTAATGGATGGGTGTTGGCGGATACGCTGACCAACACGAATATCCTGATGTAG
- a CDS encoding alpha/beta fold hydrolase, with protein MILNAIERAPDNPSGPPLVLLHGLLGQARNFGLVQRHLAHGRRVLALDLRNHGCSPHQAGMEYATLAQDVFETLTSMKASPCILLGHSMGGKVAMRLALDHPETVAGLIIVDIAPRQYLPRFRPVAQAMLRLDLSSITSRSQAADALSDVEADPRVRAFLTQGLEAVEDKSGRHLGWRIGLSNIARGLPDIEGWDSPPGASFNGPALFMAGALSPYIKAEDHRLITDLCPQAQLVTLPAAGHWVHADQPDQFVTAIETFIAGGGFSP; from the coding sequence ATGATCCTGAACGCCATTGAACGTGCGCCTGATAATCCATCCGGACCACCGCTGGTTCTGCTGCATGGGCTGTTAGGGCAGGCGCGTAATTTCGGACTGGTTCAACGGCACCTTGCGCATGGTCGTCGCGTGCTGGCGCTGGATCTGCGCAATCATGGCTGCAGCCCGCATCAGGCCGGCATGGAGTATGCCACGCTGGCACAGGATGTATTCGAGACCCTGACCAGCATGAAAGCTTCTCCCTGCATCCTGCTTGGGCATTCCATGGGCGGTAAGGTCGCAATGAGACTGGCTTTGGACCATCCGGAGACGGTTGCGGGACTGATCATCGTAGATATTGCGCCGAGGCAATATTTACCGCGTTTTCGCCCCGTTGCTCAGGCCATGCTGAGACTGGATCTGTCATCTATAACTTCACGCAGCCAGGCAGCCGATGCGTTATCCGATGTTGAAGCCGATCCTCGCGTCCGCGCTTTCCTGACGCAGGGGTTGGAAGCGGTTGAGGATAAATCCGGGCGGCATTTGGGCTGGCGGATTGGTCTGTCGAATATTGCCCGGGGATTGCCGGACATAGAAGGCTGGGACAGCCCTCCCGGAGCTTCTTTCAATGGGCCTGCCCTTTTTATGGCGGGCGCTTTATCACCTTATATAAAGGCTGAAGATCACAGGCTGATAACGGATTTATGTCCGCAGGCACAATTGGTCACTCTTCCTGCGGCCGGACACTGGGTGCATGCGGATCAGCCGGACCAGTTTGTGACCGCGATTGAAACATTTATCGCTGGCGGCGGTTTTTCTCCTTAG